A segment of the Salminus brasiliensis chromosome 1, fSalBra1.hap2, whole genome shotgun sequence genome:
GATGAGGATGAGGTTCGGCGCCAGCAGCGGAAGGCCGAGCGAACGGCCTACGCTTGAGGGGTGCGCGGCCGACCTGAGCGACATGTTCGAGCAGCTGATGGAcagggaagaggaggatgatgaagatCCACAGCACAGAAGGAGGAAGAGCAAGGGCTGTCACCTTGACGACAGGATCTACGGGCAAACCTGCAGCATCCGCACGAGACTGCGGAGCAGAACCCGCAAATTATATCCCAGAGAAAAGAAATCTGAGCAGTCCCACTGGGAGTAAACTGACCGACTGACCGAACCTCCAGACACGTCTGAACTGTTTGGTTTGGgttgttttgatgtttttgatttacttaattaattagtaattaatgaCTAATTACTTAATGAATTAttccttcaaatgtgtagaatcagaaccagctgcagatgatcagcaCAAGGTTCGAAAGGATTCTggagaagggtggagatgcagaggagtctgggaaggatCTCAGGGATGGGGCTtcctaaggtgctgccactatggcccaatAATCGCTGGTTCAACTCCTGGGTCgtactgcctgccatcagcagcagcagcagccggagcctgagagagcacagtaggCCTCGCACCCTCCCTCGCAACCTCACTCCTCCCACAGCACTTCAGTGGGTACCTGggtacccggcactttcctcagagagTGCTCATTGGCTGCCTGGTGGTGTCGCATCGGCAGCAattggaaaagaggtggtggctggctgtgcatgtggCAGTCCTCCCAGTGCTCCCAGtgctcccagtgttgggagtaATACACGTGAGGGAGTGAACACTAACTAGTGGGATGGGTTATTGGCTATAATCTAAAATTAGGGTGAAAAATTGGGTTAAAGAATATACACACAGTGCCTCCAAGTAGTATTCAACTCCCTGCAGATTTAGCAAATTTAACAAGTTGCAAATAAGTTAAAGCCCTGTAACTTTGAACAAGAGCAGCATTTATTAACAGATGcataaatattacaaacaaaaaatataagtTGCTCAGTTTCAGTTTCATGTGGACTTTAATCTTGAGCTCCTTCCACAAGTTTTCaattgggttaaggtcaggagaCTGACTAGGCCACTGCAACACCTTGATGGTTTCCCTCTTGAACCAGGCCTTGGTTtcctggctgtgtgcttggGGTCGTTGTCTTGGTGGAAGATGAAATGACGACCCATCTTAAGATCCTTGATGGAGGAGCGGAGGTTCTTGGCCAAAATCTCCAGGTAGGCTGTGCTATCCATCTTCCCGTGGATGCGGACCAGATGGCCAGGCCCCTTGGCTGAGAagcagccccacagcatgatgctgccaccaccatgcttgactgtagggatggtattctTGGGGTTGTATGCAGTGCCATCCTGACGCCAAACGTCACGGGTGTGGTTGGCACCAAAGACCTcgatcttggtctcatcagaccagagaaccttGAACCAGTCTGCTTCAGAGTCCTCCAAGTGATCACGAGGCTTGACATGGCGCTTTGAAAGTAAAGGTACCTTACGGGCTCGTCTGGAACGGAGACCATTGCGGTGGAGTACGTTACTTATGGTATTGACTGAAACCAATGACCACACCACCATGAGATCTTCCCTGAGCTCCCTCTTTGTTGTCCTTGACTGTTCGGACAAGCCTGGCCTCTGCACGGGAGGAAACTTTGAAAGGCTGTCCAGGCCGTGGAAGGTTAACAGTAGTTCCATAAGCCTTCCACTTCCGGATGATGCTCCCAATGGTGGAGACAGGTAGGCCCCACTCCTTGGAAAGGGTTTTGTACCTTGTGACCCTCCACGATTTTGTCTCTGATGGCCTTGGAACGCTCCTtagtctttcccatgttgaccaTGTATGAGTGCTGTTCACAAGTTTGGGGAGGGGTTTAAATAGTCAGAAAAGGCGGGAAAAAAACTGATAATTAATCCAAACACGTGAAGCTCGTTGTTCTTTATGCCTCAATTACTTCTTAATACTTGAGGGAACCAAACAGAATTCTGGTGGTTTGAGGGGTTGAGTAATAATTGACCCTCTGAATaaacttttcacaattttaaaaaacaaaaaacaaagaaataacatttttattgcTGCAGTGCATTTCACACGTCCAGGCTGATCTACAGTCCAAATGTCACAATGCCAAGTTAACTCCAAATGTGTAAACCTGCAAAATCTGCAGGGGGTTGAATACTACTTGGaggcactatatatatatatataaagagaaaaTCAGACGCCCCCCTGTCTGCTGAATCTCTGGATCAGACCCTCCTAGAGCAGAGCAGAACCTTCAGGAAGCTCTCACCACAGCACCTGCCATCAGAAGGAGACACACACATCTAAAAGCCATCAAAGCaaagctgttattattattattaatttttaataaatactttGACTAATTATTGTTCTAATGAGGACCAGATCTGCAGATGTTTACATGCATCACATGACTGTGTAAGTACAGAGCTTTAGAAGGGAGACCTTTACATCTGTCCtgcattcatttaattaatttattaattaattaatttattaattaattaatccgAGAAATGCAGTGGATCAGTTTTCAattgtattaaatatttaaaattaataaACGGTACTGTCCGCCCAGGCTGTGGGCTTACATCCAGTCCTCTGCAGTTTCTTACCTAAAGTTCTTGCTTTAATCACATGTAAGCATGTGCAGCACTTTGGAAtcataaggacaaaagtattgggacatctgctcattcatcgtttcttagGAGTCTGTCTTGCTACTTTAGTTAGTTagtgagtaactgtctctactgtccagagaagagggctttctactagattctggagcttttagcattgctgtgaggatttgattgattgcattcagcaacaagagcgttagtgaggtcaggatgttgaaagaTGATGatccacctcacctcatcatccccaactcatccaaaagtgctggatggagcttcaccaccaccatcattccagagaacacagttcctccactactccacagctcctcaatgctggggggctttatacccctctactagcccacgcctggcattattaggcagcatggagccaatagggtcatgtttattgatctgctccagatggtcctattctattggcagtacttcttctctacagggactagacaagctgtgtgtgtgtgtgcatttgcacatctgtgtcagcaatgggtgcagcttaaagtagctgaatgcattcattagaaggggtgtccacaaacatttggacatgttgtgtcTCTTTAACTGCCTGGAGTCCAGTTctttggtagaccagctaaaccatcacacCTATACATACCCTCTATTGGTCAACCAGTGTGGGGTACCAGTATGGGGTATGTTTTTAGCGTGGATGACCAGATGACCATTAAAACCAGACTGTATTCAACCAGTGTGACCAGTGTGACCAGTGTGAGCTGAccagactgctgctgctgtttttccaGCACTGTGAGTCAGTGTATACTGCTGTAGATAGAAACTCCCTGgtaaccagacacacacacacacacacacacacacacacacacacacacacacacacccgtagGTTTCGTTTTCCTCGTGACGCACAGTTTCGCTTTCCGCTCTGCGGGTATTAAATAGAGCGCCCCGCGCGGGCACGAGCAACAAGGGCATGAGACGGACAGCGCGAGCTTCTCTACACTGTCTCACCTCACAGGTAAGTCCTTCTCCTTCTCACCTCGCAGCGCGGGCATGCACTTTCCtgcaggactgtgtgtgtgtgtgtgtgttttaagggGTTTGAACTGTGGCTTTGGGGGAAGAGGAACTCTCCTCTCTGCTACATAAACAGCTCATAACTGACTTATTACATATCAGCTATTATAGTTATACACACCTGTAACCACCGCATAACTCACTGTATCGTGTatacattgtgtgtgtatgtgtatatatatatatatatatatatagagagagagagagagagagagagtacatatatatagagagagagtatatatatatatatagagagagagagagtacatatatatatatatatatagagagagtatatatatatatatagagagagagagagtacatatatatatatagagagagagtatatatatatatatagagagagagagtacatatatatatatatatagagagagagagagaaagagagagtacatatatatagagagagtatGTATAATTATAATGCCACTACTTAGTGCTACTATAGTGCcatctctcagccaatcacattacatctatatatatatatactcactctctctctctctctctctctctatatatatatatatgtataatgtagtAATATAGAAgtaatgtgattggctgagagatgGCATTTGGGCAACAACACCAGTCATAAAGTAGTGGCATTATAatcatacattattattattattattattatcatcatcattattcatGGTGTTAAAGGAGGCAGGGGTATGAAGGACAGAGTATGGAAACTTTTGATCAGGGTCattataattttaaaaagattaaaaaaattattgttTGATAATAAAGGGCTTGACCCacccaactttcactcactctcactcactctcgctcgctctcgctcactATTATTCACTGGAAAAATATCAAAAGGTCCCAGTCTACCAGGGTATGTAAACTTACGAACacaagtgtatgtgtatataaccgtttatatttatatatttatatgtatatatactttataataAGGATAATCTGATGAATATGTATTATGGCAGTGCTTTGTTGTGGCTGCTGGTGTAGTAGCTAATCCTGTCTCAGTCCCACAGTGAGGAcattcagtgtcacagcagcagcaAAGGGAGAGCAAGACACTGTTAGTGAAAGCAGAGGAAttagcagtatatatatatatatatatatattataatatataatcttaacaacaataataatatataataataatatatagaaacaatataaataatattaatacgtCTTATTAATTAGATCTTATTTACAGATGATTGCACATTGACCCTTAATTATTGCACATTGTAATGTTACAGTGAAGGAGGTTTATATCCTGTAAGTGtgtagagctggtgtgtgtgtgtgtgtgtgtgtgtgtgtgtggggtgggggggggggggggggggcggtccGCTGGGTGCAGTgatgaaggaaggaagaaagaggaAGTTTCTGTTCCCTCTTCTGTGTCTGTCATCATGATTTTAAAAACGGCAAAACGATTGTTTGATAATAAAGGGCTTTACCCAGCCCCTCTCTGaccctccctcgctctccctcgctctccatTATTCTCtgaataaatattacaaaatcaCTAATTCTGCCAGGGTATGCAAACTTATGAggacaactatatatatatgtgtgtgtgtgtgtgtatatatatatatatatatacactctgaCCAaagagtgtatgtatgtgtgtgtgtgtatatactctGACCAGTATATACACTctgaccagtgtgtgtgtgtatatatatatatatatatatatatatatatatatatatatatatatatatatatatatatatatatatatatcaggtcagtaattgacatcataggtagactcaactatgagagacaagatgagaaaaaaaaatctgaaaatcacattgtctgatctttaaagaatttatttgtaaataatggtggaaaataagtatttggtcacctacaaacaagcaagaattCTGTcttgtcacagacctgtaacttcttctttaagaggcttctctgtcctccactcattacctgtattaatggcacctgtttgaactggttaacagtataaaagacacctgcccacaacctcaaacagtcacactccaaactccactatggtgaagaccaaagagctgtcgaaggacaccagaaacaaaactgcagacctgcaccaggctgggaacactgaatctgcaataggcaagcagcttggtgtgaagaaatctactgtgggagcaataatcagaaaatgggagacctacaagaccactgctaatctccctcgatcaggggctccacgcaagatctcagcccgtggggtcaaaatgatcacaagaacggtgagcaaaaatcccagaaccacacggggggacctagtgaatgacctgcagaaagctgggaccaccgttacaaaggctaccgtcagtaacacactacgccgccagggactcagatcttgcagtgccagacgtgttcccctgcttaagccagtacatatccgggcacgtctgaagtttcctagagagcatttggatgttccggaagagtattgggagaatgtctgaTGGTCAGATGAacccaaagtagaactgtttggtacaaacacaactcgttgtgtttggaggagagtgaatgctgagttgcatccaaagaacaccataccaactgtgaagcatgggggtggcaacatcatgctttggggctgtttctctgcaaagggactaggatgactggtccgtgtacatgaaagaatgaatggggccatgtattgtgagattttgagtgcaaacctccttccatcagcaagggcattgaagatgaaacgtggctgggtctttcagcatgacaatgatcccaagcacactgccaaggcaacaaaggagtggcttcgtaagaagcatttcaaggtcctggagtggcctagccagtctccagatctcaaccccatagaaaacctttggagggagttgaaagtctgtgttgccgccgacagccccaaaacatcactgctctagaggagatctgcatggaggaatgggccaacataccagcaacggtgtgagccaaccttgtgaaaacttacagaaaacgtttgacctctgtcattgccaacaaaggatttataacaaagtattgagatgaacttttgttattgaccaaatacttactttccaccattatttgcaaataaattctttaaaaatcagacaatgtgattttctgaaatttttttctcattttgtctctcatagttgagtctacctatgatgtcaattacagcctaaagtgggagaacttgcacaattggtgactgactaaatactttttttccccactgtatatatatatatatatatatatatatatatatatatatatatatatatatatatatatgtgtgtgtgtgtgtgccgtcTTGCATGAACTGTGCGTTTgagatcccccccccccaaagtgGTCCCATgatattgaggtcaggagacgGAGAAGACCACTCCAGATCCTGCACTCTTTTTTAGCTGTAGCCCAGGACAGGTGACAcctggtctgacagacactcagtggacactgagctgctctctgtgagctgttcctcctaaactcttccactgttcaataataacaccactcacagctgatggaggaagatctaggagggaggaaatttcaccagctgacttgttgttggtgcagcggtgtctcctattacatacagagtattagtgtcccaatacttttgtcaattattCTACAGGATTTTATTGTGGTGAGAAAGTCATAATGACGGAGTCATTTGAACGAATctcatgttttattgttttgcttAGAAGGTTTAGCAACTGGGAGCCATGGGAGTCCAAGGGCTGACCTCCTACATTGAGAACAACGACCTCCTGAAGAGCCGAGCTTTCCGAGAAAGCAAGCTTATAATCGACGGCTCCAACTTATACTACAACCTCTACTTCCGGTCCAGCCTGGATCAAGCACACGGGGGAGAATACGACGCCTTTAAAAAGGTGGTCAGTGATTTCTTCCGAAGCCTGGAACTCTGCCAAATTGAGCCTTACGTCGTGCTGGACGGAGGGGACGACATCAGCGACAAAAAGTTCAAAACCCTGAAGAAGAGAGCTGAGGACCGGATTAAACGGACCAACGCTTTGTCCAGGGGTCGCTCTGGAGAGTCTCTGCCAGTGCTCATCAAGAACGTGTTCAGACAGATCCTCCGAAAGCTTGAGGTGCCGTTCATTCAGTGCATAGCCGAGGCCGACTGGGAGGCCGCCGCTCTGGCCAAAGAGTGGAACTGTCCAGTGCTGTCCAACGACAGCGACTTCTACATATTCAACATCAACGGATTCTTACCCATCGCTCACTTCGAGTGGAGAAGAGTGAGAACGCATAAGAAGAGCGGCAAACACTTCCTTCAGACCAAATGCTTTTCTGTGAACAACCTCTACGCCGCCTTCAACATAAAGCAGCAACTCCTCCCAATTTTCGCCACCATACTGGGCAACGACTACGCCAACCTGGACAAACAACTGCTCCCCAACTGGAGCAAGTTCTCCCTTTGTCCTGGAGGAACCAGCCGCATCGATGGCTTGCTCAGGTGGCTGTCCAAATGTCAGAGCCCAGATGAAGCCATTCGGAAAATTCTGAGCCACATCACGGACCCCAAGGATTCAGCAGTTGTCTACAAAGTCCTCACCCAGGGCCTGCAGGACTACAGGCTCACTCCCAGCTCCATAGCTCAGTTCTTCAGGAGCGGCGCTCCACAATGTAGGCTTCCGCCGCCCCTACAGCGCCTGCCGCAGTGGTTTCTGAAGGCCATGGCTGAGGGCAGGCTCAGCTCCATTCTCCTTGATGTCCTAACGCTGCACAGGGTCACCCTCAACTTCGCGGTCCAGGATTTTAGTCTTGGCAGCAACAATCTGACCTCCAGACCCATAAGGCAGgtcatttatggcttgatgcTGGCTCCAAGGAGGCGAAACaacgccgccgccgctgctgcaCAGAGGGAGAGGTTTGAGGTGGAGGAGTACGACAGGCAGGGGCTCACGCTGACCAGCTCCAAGGTTGTCGCCATCCTGCCGAGACAAGTCATTCCAGACGTTCACCTGGAGACGCTGCTGGAGGTAATGTAGATGTGCAGTGGTGGTTAAGCTGGTTAGCCCCCCATTAAtgctacagcagtttagccccacccttttAATAGAAAGCAGGTCAGCCCCACCTAGTcattctacagcagtttagccccacccatttaatAGAAAGCAggttagccacacccatttgaTAGAAAGCaggttagccccacccactcatcctACAGCACttcagccccacccactcatcctAGAGCACTTCAGCCCCACTCTTTCTTCtaactgcagtttagccccacccacagaCCCCGCAGCTCTTTGGGCCTGCCCAT
Coding sequences within it:
- the LOC140569134 gene encoding single-strand DNA endonuclease ASTE1-like; translation: MGVQGLTSYIENNDLLKSRAFRESKLIIDGSNLYYNLYFRSSLDQAHGGEYDAFKKVVSDFFRSLELCQIEPYVVLDGGDDISDKKFKTLKKRAEDRIKRTNALSRGRSGESLPVLIKNVFRQILRKLEVPFIQCIAEADWEAAALAKEWNCPVLSNDSDFYIFNINGFLPIAHFEWRRVRTHKKSGKHFLQTKCFSVNNLYAAFNIKQQLLPIFATILGNDYANLDKQLLPNWSKFSLCPGGTSRIDGLLRWLSKCQSPDEAIRKILSHITDPKDSAVVYKVLTQGLQDYRLTPSSIAQFFRSGAPQCRLPPPLQRLPQWFLKAMAEGRLSSILLDVLTLHRVTLNFAVQDFSLGSNNLTSRPIRQVIYGLMLAPRRRNNAAAAAAQRERFEVEEYDRQGLTLTSSKVVAILPRQVIPDVHLETLLEVPLHVRQQVFLDALCASQVPDRLLVPPSLQLAVYVTCYWLKHAQPEPRPEFFGALLVGLVYGELSRDLVTQKEVGSELKRLKRLKRRGEQTPLDLEAAHAFSQWQSSLKDSICLNQLLANPVPEPEYAWLYSGLFVHRVVRELRRGITPESLLAGAPDAMDLYHELRNAAELQLVGDMVQRMRVTAIQVQLSGSTARQDPMDNITNMFDHLRCEEEEDDDDDLLRRGEKGKGRKPGDDTADQPCTSRTRHKKRIGTKDPKSKKYERSSW